A genomic stretch from Mycobacterium cookii includes:
- a CDS encoding Rv2253 family sensor-like surface protein: MALNRLRRLVLLCAAPLTITLPLAQTASADTPSWNGEYAITFMVGPKSGTSMAASEPETQHTENYGFRSSCTGGNCVATIVSGPPPSNPTVPQPVQFTWDGSSWTQVSEFQWDCMMPDTTIQWSPARSTVHYTPRANGTLDGVMHTDISSGPCQGWIEMDMTAERI; the protein is encoded by the coding sequence ATGGCCTTGAACCGTCTGAGACGTCTTGTCCTTTTGTGCGCCGCTCCGCTCACAATTACCCTGCCGCTTGCGCAAACCGCCTCCGCCGACACCCCGTCCTGGAACGGCGAGTACGCGATCACATTCATGGTCGGCCCCAAGTCCGGGACCAGCATGGCCGCCAGTGAACCCGAGACTCAGCACACCGAGAATTACGGATTCCGATCAAGCTGTACGGGCGGGAATTGTGTCGCCACGATTGTCAGCGGTCCTCCGCCGAGCAATCCGACAGTTCCGCAACCAGTGCAATTCACCTGGGACGGGTCGTCGTGGACGCAAGTCAGCGAATTCCAGTGGGACTGCATGATGCCCGACACCACGATCCAATGGAGTCCGGCCCGATCCACTGTGCACTACACGCCCCGAGCCAACGGAACACTCGACGGCGTCATGCACACCGATATCTCAAGCGGACCGTGCCAGGGCTGGATCGAGATGGACATGACGGCAGAGCGAATATGA
- a CDS encoding CAP domain-containing protein: protein MVIPFAICAVAVTAVGPIAGFASRADDLSAAIYDGVNQLRQPCGVVGDDPRLTVAAQRHADDLMMNGVGGGHIGSDGSSPQARIADAGYTRAAHTSEIVYWGTGSHATPGAALDLWMQSPPHRAVILDCAFTAAGVATAWSGNMMIAVGDFAGP, encoded by the coding sequence ATGGTCATCCCGTTCGCGATCTGCGCTGTCGCCGTAACGGCGGTCGGTCCTATTGCCGGCTTTGCCTCGCGCGCAGACGATTTGAGCGCCGCAATCTACGACGGCGTCAACCAGCTTCGTCAGCCATGCGGGGTGGTCGGCGACGACCCGCGTCTGACGGTCGCCGCGCAGCGCCATGCCGATGACTTGATGATGAACGGCGTTGGCGGCGGCCACATCGGTTCGGACGGCTCTTCGCCTCAGGCGCGTATCGCCGACGCGGGGTATACCAGGGCCGCCCACACGAGTGAGATCGTCTACTGGGGCACCGGGTCCCATGCGACTCCGGGAGCAGCGCTCGACCTGTGGATGCAAAGTCCTCCACACCGAGCGGTCATTCTGGATTGCGCATTCACCGCAGCCGGCGTCGCAACCGCCTGGAGCGGCAACATGATGATCGCCGTGGGTGACTTCGCAGGTCCCTAA
- a CDS encoding sensor domain-containing diguanylate cyclase translates to MPPALPDCASEQLHLSGRIQAHGALVAADLQDRRITYASANTPELIGAEVDQLFDSPVTGIFAPGERQRLEEAIEQTGYRPSSPDLYGMRLAAGFDGKVDVILHQVDGQIVIEIERTEGDDQANLVPVLYASQAVAEATTVPEVEAAVASAVRALSGFDRAMVYRFHEDEHGEIVAEDRIPGLVRYLGHHFPESDIPLQARKIYTRKGTRYIPDVDEGDVVVVSSPRMAGTCLDLSRAMLRSVSPFHLEYMRNMKTAASLSFAMADEGRLQRLVSCTSEIPQWLSRSRRRSCELVVLQAKLQLAAAEQIFRLRDAAGRDTIRTRLRAAMKSAPTIAAGLTSASGDLLELCQADGAALCANGQYRSVGAAPSEDAVRSFAGEIRAVGPLGAPWATDRLPQSTADSLGAAGCVFVALVAPDDFVIWFRRDHPQQLRWLGDPHAHSTGLINPRKSFDTWLEQVSGSSTPWTDADLQAAQLLARDIESAQLSRVQAKLAHLGFYDSLTGLPNRRHLSNVMAAMAAAATPADPVAAIFIDLDRFKAVNDEYGHDSGDQVLREVAHRIAEATRTRGDVVMQGDTEHPPPVRLGGDEFLVLLPGVDPQGAELVADRIRQALLEPIAISPDVRLTISAAIGVALAAEPEELQHLLSRADAAMYKDKRRGPRPATEPE, encoded by the coding sequence ATGCCGCCGGCTTTGCCCGATTGCGCGAGTGAGCAATTGCACCTGTCGGGCCGAATTCAAGCCCATGGAGCACTGGTTGCCGCCGATTTGCAAGATCGCCGCATCACATACGCCAGCGCAAACACCCCCGAGTTGATCGGGGCCGAGGTGGATCAGCTTTTCGATTCGCCGGTGACGGGCATCTTCGCGCCCGGCGAACGGCAGCGGCTTGAGGAGGCGATCGAGCAGACGGGCTACCGGCCTTCGTCGCCCGACCTATATGGAATGCGCTTGGCAGCCGGATTCGACGGCAAAGTCGATGTGATTCTGCATCAAGTTGACGGGCAGATCGTTATCGAGATCGAGAGAACGGAAGGGGACGATCAAGCCAATCTCGTTCCGGTTCTCTATGCCTCGCAGGCAGTCGCCGAGGCGACGACCGTGCCCGAAGTTGAGGCGGCCGTTGCGAGCGCAGTGCGCGCACTGAGCGGATTCGACCGCGCGATGGTCTACCGGTTCCACGAAGACGAGCACGGAGAGATCGTCGCTGAGGATCGAATTCCGGGACTGGTCCGATACCTCGGGCATCATTTTCCGGAGAGCGACATTCCGCTTCAAGCCCGCAAGATTTACACCCGCAAAGGGACGCGCTACATACCTGATGTCGACGAGGGCGACGTCGTCGTGGTCTCATCGCCGCGCATGGCCGGCACCTGTCTTGACCTGAGCCGCGCCATGCTGCGAAGCGTTTCCCCCTTCCACCTCGAATACATGCGCAATATGAAGACAGCGGCGAGCCTTTCGTTCGCTATGGCTGACGAAGGCCGGCTGCAAAGGCTCGTGTCGTGCACATCTGAAATCCCCCAATGGCTTTCGCGCTCCAGGCGTCGGTCGTGTGAACTGGTAGTCCTGCAGGCAAAACTCCAACTCGCTGCCGCAGAACAGATCTTCAGACTGCGCGATGCCGCCGGCCGCGACACCATCCGGACCCGGCTCAGGGCAGCGATGAAAAGCGCGCCCACAATTGCCGCGGGACTCACGTCGGCCTCCGGTGATCTGCTGGAGCTCTGCCAGGCAGACGGAGCAGCCCTATGTGCGAACGGGCAATACCGGTCGGTCGGCGCAGCGCCATCCGAGGATGCCGTTCGAAGCTTCGCGGGCGAAATCCGCGCCGTCGGGCCCCTCGGCGCGCCCTGGGCCACCGACCGCTTGCCGCAATCGACAGCTGACTCCCTCGGTGCTGCCGGCTGCGTGTTCGTCGCTCTCGTCGCGCCGGATGATTTCGTGATCTGGTTCCGGCGAGATCATCCGCAGCAGCTCCGCTGGCTGGGCGATCCCCACGCTCACTCCACTGGATTGATCAATCCGAGGAAGTCATTCGATACCTGGCTGGAGCAAGTCAGCGGCTCGAGCACCCCCTGGACAGACGCCGACCTGCAAGCGGCGCAACTGCTCGCACGTGACATCGAATCTGCCCAGCTGAGCCGAGTCCAGGCCAAACTTGCGCACCTCGGGTTCTACGACTCGCTGACTGGACTACCGAATCGCCGCCATCTGAGCAACGTCATGGCCGCCATGGCGGCAGCGGCTACACCAGCCGATCCGGTGGCCGCCATCTTCATCGATCTCGACCGCTTCAAGGCAGTCAACGACGAGTACGGGCACGATTCAGGCGACCAGGTGCTGCGCGAGGTCGCGCACCGCATTGCCGAGGCAACCCGCACCCGGGGTGACGTCGTGATGCAGGGCGATACCGAGCACCCGCCCCCGGTCAGGCTCGGTGGTGACGAGTTCCTCGTGCTCCTGCCGGGCGTAGATCCCCAGGGCGCCGAGCTGGTCGCCGACCGGATCCGTCAGGCGCTGCTCGAGCCGATTGCCATCAGCCCAGACGTCCGGCTGACCATCAGCGCGGCGATTGGGGTGGCGCTGGCCGCAGAGCCAGAAGAACTGCAGCATTTGCTGAGCCGGGCCGACGCCGCTATGTACAAGGACAAGCGCCGGGGCCCACGGCCGGCCACTGAACCCGAATGA
- a CDS encoding serine hydrolase domain-containing protein — MPAAASALPDAAAAADFATVSKLINGAIAADKLPGAVVVIGHGGKVAFHQAYGSRKLPGEPGLDGSPAPGEPMTEDTIFDLASLTKSLATATAVMALYEQGRVQFDDPVQRYLPDFNTANDPRRAKVTVRMLLTHTSGETGDVDLKDPWGLDRADKAEGIRRALTTPLESSPGGVFRYSDINFLLLGALIEKATGEALDVYVQRHVFEPLGMRDTRYLPPSKACGPHTTTGAAIAWAPAPKDRMPDACAAGTWNTGLLPRIAPTARDEESRADPSKNPDLDHLLRGTVQDTTSRRMGGVAGHAGVFSTAHDVSLFGQALLDRLAGRPSTFPLTRATLELMTSPQQPGHDAQQLAAANDAFRAAVAKEPNSTDPLLAPHYPAIAGQDLRGFGWDIDTGQSTARGMIFPVGSFGHTGFTGTSLWMDPGSDTYVVLLSNSIHTRGSPPMSDLRGEVATATGQALHL, encoded by the coding sequence GTGCCGGCCGCGGCTTCCGCACTTCCCGATGCGGCTGCCGCAGCTGATTTCGCGACGGTCTCCAAGCTGATCAACGGTGCGATCGCAGCAGACAAGCTGCCCGGTGCGGTGGTTGTGATCGGACATGGCGGCAAGGTCGCCTTCCACCAGGCTTACGGCTCGCGCAAGCTACCCGGCGAACCCGGGCTGGATGGGTCACCCGCACCTGGGGAGCCGATGACCGAGGACACGATCTTTGATCTGGCGTCGTTGACCAAGAGCCTCGCGACGGCGACCGCCGTCATGGCGCTGTACGAACAAGGCCGTGTTCAGTTCGACGATCCCGTGCAGCGGTACTTGCCCGATTTCAATACGGCGAACGACCCGCGACGGGCGAAGGTGACTGTTCGCATGTTGCTCACCCACACTTCGGGTGAAACGGGGGATGTCGACCTGAAAGACCCGTGGGGACTGGACCGGGCCGATAAAGCAGAGGGGATTCGTCGTGCCCTCACCACGCCACTGGAATCCAGTCCCGGCGGCGTCTTCCGCTACTCCGACATCAACTTCCTCCTGCTTGGTGCGCTGATCGAGAAGGCCACCGGTGAAGCCTTGGACGTCTATGTTCAGCGACACGTATTCGAGCCGCTGGGTATGCGCGACACCCGCTACCTGCCACCGAGTAAGGCCTGCGGCCCGCACACGACGACCGGAGCGGCGATCGCCTGGGCTCCCGCACCAAAAGACCGGATGCCGGACGCCTGCGCCGCGGGCACCTGGAACACCGGTCTTTTGCCGCGCATCGCACCGACAGCACGTGACGAAGAGAGCAGAGCCGATCCAAGTAAGAATCCCGATCTTGATCACCTGCTTCGTGGCACAGTGCAGGACACGACGTCACGGCGCATGGGTGGCGTGGCTGGGCACGCGGGCGTGTTCTCGACGGCGCACGATGTCAGCCTCTTTGGGCAAGCCTTGCTTGATCGGCTCGCGGGCCGTCCGAGCACGTTCCCGTTGACGCGGGCGACTCTCGAGTTGATGACGAGCCCGCAGCAGCCGGGACATGACGCACAACAACTCGCCGCAGCGAACGACGCATTCCGAGCAGCGGTCGCAAAGGAGCCAAATTCAACGGATCCGCTTCTGGCGCCGCACTATCCGGCGATCGCGGGGCAGGACTTGCGCGGCTTCGGGTGGGATATCGACACGGGCCAGTCCACGGCGCGAGGCATGATCTTCCCGGTCGGCAGCTTCGGCCACACCGGCTTCACCGGAACATCGCTGTGGATGGACCCAGGTTCAGACACTTACGTAGTTCTGCTCTCGAACTCGATCCATACCCGAGGCAGTCCACCGATGTCGGATCTGCGCGGTGAGGTTGCGACGGCGACGGGACAGGCCCTGCATCTTTGA
- a CDS encoding M15 family metallopeptidase produces the protein MSRAVLWGWKHAGEDSSQLTPFWRRCAGLAHMLAAGVVLVQCAAAPPPPAATPSPAATTPPPAASSASAPPARATATVEPVTAAELGATWRPGCPVEPQQLRRVDVDYLGFDGQTHRGALIVHEDLVPDVIAIFERLHQLRYPVDKIRTVDHYPDANDELSMEDNNTSAFNCRRIPGTDEWSPHAYGRAIDINTLLNPCLYASGYFEPENAAAYLDRSRTDPGVLHNGDPAERVFTDRGWQWAGDWTTPDYQHFERP, from the coding sequence TTGTCGCGAGCGGTCCTGTGGGGATGGAAGCATGCCGGTGAGGACTCATCCCAGTTGACGCCCTTCTGGCGGCGGTGTGCCGGGCTCGCGCACATGCTCGCGGCGGGCGTCGTGCTGGTGCAGTGCGCCGCCGCGCCGCCACCTCCCGCGGCCACACCATCACCGGCTGCCACCACACCACCGCCGGCTGCGTCGTCGGCCAGCGCTCCGCCGGCACGCGCGACTGCGACCGTGGAGCCGGTCACCGCCGCCGAACTCGGCGCGACCTGGCGGCCGGGTTGCCCCGTCGAGCCGCAACAATTGCGACGGGTCGACGTCGACTATCTCGGGTTCGACGGCCAGACCCACCGCGGCGCGCTGATTGTGCACGAAGACCTGGTGCCGGACGTCATCGCGATCTTCGAGCGGCTTCACCAACTGCGTTATCCCGTCGACAAGATCCGCACGGTCGACCACTACCCGGACGCTAACGATGAGCTGTCCATGGAGGACAACAACACTTCGGCGTTCAACTGCCGGCGCATCCCCGGAACCGACGAATGGTCCCCACACGCATACGGCCGGGCTATCGATATCAATACCCTGCTCAACCCGTGCCTCTACGCCAGCGGCTATTTCGAGCCGGAAAACGCGGCGGCCTACCTGGACCGCAGTCGTACCGACCCGGGAGTCCTACATAACGGCGATCCAGCCGAACGCGTCTTCACCGATCGCGGCTGGCAATGGGCCGGCGACTGGACGACTCCCGACTACCAGCACTTCGAGCGGCCCTGA
- a CDS encoding helix-turn-helix transcriptional regulator, giving the protein MRMRWPLIGRSEEMRVIEAAISASDVPGIVVYGAAGVGKSRIVREALSSVESRGYEGRLAVGASSARAIPLGVFSAWAQSGVTDTVQLLRGVIESLTSAAAGTTVVLGVDDVHLLDELSLFVVHQIVQRGAAKVVLTVLDGEPIPEAVQEIWRGGRFDRLDLQPLSLDETTTLLTTAFEGPVDPDVPQRLWKLARGNVLYLRNIVEQEVADGRLVQQHGYWRWIGDPVIPRSLVELIESRTGALVGPVSDVVDALAVGEPIELAALSRITDPAAVEEAETRGLITLEPAMNGVEVRVAHPLYGEVRRRRAPATKLRRLRGLVAAELAASVDHEDIQVVVRRATLSLDSDLTPNADLLVNAAQGAVWLADLALADRLADAAARAGGGPEPNFVRAHALSWLGRGEEADAVLAAIRTSELTDGERARLAFLRASNALWALGDPARAKGIIDEALETTPPTVRTYIDAFLTVYWFAMDRPEAARQASESLALEHLPAVVGAEIAWVLAVIAADAGRTAEAVAVAEAGYTAATRSFDAPHMRFNIADAHISALLLSGRTSDALEVADRVRRQAAELPGAAQLLGSAVAGRAALGAGRLDTACVMLEQAAEGLSASHAIGWGYRYRIPRTAALAMRGLTDEAATRAVLADRRLFRSLDYESSLARAWVLAGQGAVSEAITVVLSAAERAAANGQFAAEVVCLQTATQFGDRTGALRLRALESIVEGSRVGLAARFAAALRDGDAAELSSVSEEFERMGDLVAALDAAAYAALAYRSQNLRGSALSCSARADALAEQCGGASTPAFRRATGPLPLTDREAEIVMMIGQGLSNRAIAERLTVSVRTVESHIYRAMSKTETTGRDELAALIPSHKARLE; this is encoded by the coding sequence ATGCGCATGCGGTGGCCACTAATCGGCCGCTCCGAGGAGATGCGGGTTATCGAGGCCGCCATCTCGGCTTCGGATGTGCCCGGAATTGTCGTCTACGGAGCAGCGGGTGTGGGGAAGAGCCGCATCGTCCGTGAAGCCTTGTCGTCTGTTGAATCCCGCGGTTACGAAGGTCGATTGGCGGTAGGCGCGTCCTCAGCGCGGGCAATTCCGCTGGGTGTTTTCTCCGCATGGGCGCAGTCGGGTGTCACCGACACCGTTCAGTTGTTGCGGGGGGTGATCGAGTCGCTGACTTCCGCGGCTGCGGGCACCACGGTGGTGCTGGGTGTCGACGATGTGCATCTTCTCGACGAGTTGTCGTTATTCGTGGTGCACCAGATCGTCCAGCGTGGCGCCGCGAAAGTGGTGCTTACCGTCCTGGACGGTGAACCGATTCCCGAGGCGGTCCAGGAGATATGGCGGGGTGGCCGGTTCGACCGGCTGGACCTGCAGCCGTTGTCGCTCGACGAAACCACCACGCTGCTGACGACAGCGTTCGAGGGGCCGGTGGATCCGGATGTGCCTCAGCGGCTGTGGAAGCTCGCTCGTGGCAACGTTCTGTATCTACGAAATATCGTCGAGCAGGAAGTCGCCGATGGTCGACTCGTGCAACAGCACGGTTACTGGCGATGGATCGGTGATCCGGTCATCCCGCGCAGCCTGGTCGAGCTGATCGAATCCCGCACCGGGGCACTGGTTGGGCCGGTCAGCGATGTGGTCGATGCGCTGGCTGTCGGCGAGCCGATCGAACTGGCGGCCCTGAGCCGGATCACTGATCCGGCCGCGGTCGAAGAGGCCGAGACCCGCGGCCTCATCACGCTCGAGCCCGCAATGAATGGTGTGGAGGTTCGGGTAGCGCACCCGCTCTACGGTGAGGTGCGCCGCAGGCGCGCGCCCGCCACCAAGCTGCGCCGGCTTCGCGGCCTCGTCGCCGCCGAACTCGCCGCATCCGTTGACCACGAAGACATTCAAGTCGTGGTGCGCCGCGCCACGTTGAGTCTCGACTCCGACCTCACACCCAACGCGGACCTGCTCGTCAACGCAGCCCAGGGTGCCGTTTGGCTGGCGGATCTGGCACTCGCCGATCGGCTCGCGGACGCGGCAGCCCGCGCCGGAGGGGGACCGGAACCGAATTTCGTTCGAGCGCATGCACTTTCGTGGTTGGGTCGTGGTGAGGAGGCCGACGCGGTGCTGGCTGCGATTCGCACCAGCGAGTTGACCGACGGCGAGCGCGCCAGATTGGCGTTCCTACGGGCCAGCAACGCGCTCTGGGCGCTTGGCGACCCGGCGCGGGCTAAGGGAATCATCGACGAGGCGTTGGAGACCACTCCACCGACTGTGCGCACCTATATCGACGCTTTCTTGACGGTCTACTGGTTTGCGATGGATCGACCGGAGGCGGCGCGGCAAGCTTCGGAAAGCCTTGCATTGGAACATCTGCCCGCAGTTGTCGGTGCGGAGATTGCGTGGGTGCTCGCTGTCATCGCCGCGGACGCTGGGCGCACAGCCGAAGCGGTGGCCGTAGCCGAGGCGGGATACACCGCTGCGACACGCTCATTCGACGCCCCGCATATGCGGTTCAACATTGCTGATGCACACATCAGCGCGCTGTTGCTGTCGGGCCGAACTTCGGATGCCCTCGAGGTAGCCGACCGGGTGCGCCGGCAGGCAGCCGAACTTCCGGGTGCGGCTCAGTTGCTCGGCTCCGCAGTGGCAGGTCGGGCCGCGCTTGGGGCCGGCCGCCTCGATACCGCATGTGTGATGTTGGAACAGGCGGCGGAAGGATTGTCCGCCTCGCATGCCATTGGCTGGGGATACCGCTATCGCATCCCACGCACGGCCGCGCTGGCCATGCGTGGTTTGACCGACGAGGCAGCCACGCGCGCCGTGCTGGCTGATCGGCGACTTTTCCGGTCACTCGACTACGAGAGCAGCTTGGCCCGGGCGTGGGTGCTGGCGGGCCAGGGAGCCGTCAGTGAGGCGATCACCGTCGTGTTGTCGGCGGCCGAAAGGGCAGCAGCAAATGGGCAATTCGCCGCCGAAGTAGTCTGCCTGCAGACCGCCACCCAATTCGGTGACCGCACCGGCGCACTGAGGTTGCGTGCACTCGAGTCGATCGTCGAAGGGTCACGTGTCGGCCTGGCTGCCCGGTTCGCAGCTGCGCTGCGCGATGGAGACGCTGCTGAATTGTCATCGGTTTCAGAGGAATTCGAACGGATGGGCGACCTTGTCGCGGCTTTGGATGCGGCGGCCTACGCCGCCCTCGCGTATCGCAGCCAAAACCTGCGGGGCTCGGCCTTGAGTTGCTCGGCGCGCGCCGATGCCCTGGCCGAACAATGCGGCGGCGCAAGCACTCCGGCGTTTCGTCGGGCTACTGGCCCCTTGCCGCTGACTGACCGCGAAGCCGAGATCGTGATGATGATCGGTCAGGGGTTATCGAATCGCGCCATCGCCGAGCGACTCACAGTTTCCGTGCGCACCGTCGAGAGCCACATCTACCGGGCCATGTCGAAGACCGAGACCACCGGCCGTGACGAGCTCGCCGCGCTGATACCCAGCCACAAGGCGCGACTGGAGTGA
- a CDS encoding ABC transporter ATP-binding protein has protein sequence MRVGDGGVSVPPVLQLNGVDKTYRRGDEQLHVLVDFDFTLDAGEFVVVTGPSGAGKSTLLHIAGGLDAPDSGTVAVAGQDVWSMSAGARAAFRRRNLGFVFQFFNLVPMLTAVENVSLPLVLDGMPARVADTRAEELLDRVGLGDRAGHRPAELSGGQMQRVAVARALVARPSIILADEPTGNLDSHSSIEVLDLLRSLSDEDGAAVVMVTHDRAAARYGSREVHVVDGRACPADVTAPALER, from the coding sequence ATGCGCGTCGGTGACGGCGGCGTCAGCGTGCCGCCGGTTCTGCAGCTCAACGGCGTCGATAAGACCTACCGCAGGGGCGACGAGCAGCTGCATGTGCTCGTCGACTTCGACTTCACTTTGGATGCAGGCGAATTCGTCGTCGTCACCGGGCCGTCGGGAGCCGGCAAATCGACCCTGCTGCACATTGCCGGCGGATTGGACGCACCGGACAGCGGCACTGTCGCGGTGGCCGGCCAGGACGTGTGGTCAATGAGCGCGGGCGCCCGCGCAGCGTTTCGGCGGCGCAACCTCGGATTCGTCTTCCAGTTCTTCAACTTGGTGCCAATGCTGACCGCAGTGGAGAACGTGTCGTTGCCGCTGGTTCTGGATGGTATGCCTGCCCGTGTAGCCGACACACGCGCTGAGGAGTTGCTGGACCGAGTCGGGCTGGGCGACCGCGCGGGGCACCGGCCGGCCGAGCTGTCGGGAGGACAAATGCAACGGGTGGCGGTGGCGCGCGCGCTGGTGGCCAGGCCGTCCATCATCCTCGCCGACGAGCCGACGGGAAACCTGGACAGCCATTCGTCGATCGAGGTCCTGGATCTCCTGCGCTCGCTGTCAGACGAGGACGGCGCGGCGGTCGTGATGGTGACACACGACCGGGCCGCGGCGCGCTACGGCTCCCGCGAGGTTCATGTTGTCGATGGGCGTGCATGTCCAGCCGATGTCACTGCGCCCGCCTTGGAGCGATGA